One Primulina huaijiensis isolate GDHJ02 chromosome 8, ASM1229523v2, whole genome shotgun sequence genomic region harbors:
- the LOC140983235 gene encoding 3-ketoacyl-CoA synthase 6-like — protein sequence MAAEIPDFSQSVKLKYVKLGYQYLVNHMLAFSLIPIIITLSLTLLQTGPEQIYLLWSSMRFTFVQTICFSFLTVYASTVFFMTRPRTVYLVDFALFKPPQSMRVSFAGFMEHARMALFLEPKSIHFQMKILERSGLGEQTCLPPAIHYIPPCPSMALAREEAELVIFSCVDTLFKNTGIKPKDVDFLILNCSLFSPTPSLTAMVINKYKMRSNIKSFNLSGMGCSAGLISIDLAKDLLQQYPNSNAVVISTEILTPNVYKGKERAMLLPSCLFRMGGAAILLSNRWSDRRRAKYRLSHVVRTHKGADDPSYRCVSQEEDSEGNVGIMLNIDLMRIAGEALKSNITTIGPLVLPASEQILFAISLIRRKLFDDKLKPYIPDFKKAFEHFCIHAGGRAVIDELQKSLQLTAEQVEASRMTLHRFGNTSSSSLWYELSYIESKGSMKKGDRVWQIAFGSGFKCNSAVWKCNRTIKKPKAGAWADCIDKYPVHIPEVVKL from the coding sequence ATGGCAGCCGAGATTCCAGATTTCTCCCAGTCAGTTAAACTCAAGTACGTGAAACTTGGGTACCAATACCTCGTAAATCACATGCTAGCCTTCTCCCTCATCCCAATAATCATCACTCTTTCGCTAACGCTCCTCCAAACGGGGCCGGAACAGATCTATCTGCTATGGAGTTCCATGCGATTCACCTTTGTTCAGACCATTTGTTTCTCATTCCTCACCGTTTACGCTTCCACTGTCTTCTTCATGACTCGCCCCCGGACCGTCTATCTCGTTGATTTTGCGCTTTTCAAACCTCCCCAGAGCATGCGAGTCTCCTTTGCAGGATTCATGGAGCATGCAAGAATGGCTTTGTTCCTTGAACCTAAGAGTATCCATTTTCAAATGAAGATCCTCGAGCGGTCGGGTCTTGGGGAGCAGACCTGTTTGCCCCCTGCGATTCATTACATTCCTCCGTGTCCGAGCATGGCGCTTGCCAGAGAAGAAGCCGAACTTGTCATCTTCTCCTGCGTGGATACATTGTTTAAGAATACAGGGATCAAGCCCAAGGACGTGGATTTCTTGATCCTGAATTGCAGCCTTTTCTCGCCGACTCCTTCTTTAACAGCTATGGTGATTAACAAATACAAGATGAGAAGCAATATTAAGAGCTTCAACTTATCTGGGATGGGTTGCAGTGCTGGTTTGATTTCCATAGATTTAGCCAAAGATCTTCTGCAACAGTATCCCAACTCAAATGCGGTGGTTATAAGCACAGAAATACTCACCCCTAATGTTTATAAAGGGAAAGAAAGAGCGATGCTCCTCCCCAGCTGCTTGTTCAGAATGGGCGGCGCCGCCATACTTCTGTCGAACAGGTGGTCGGATCGCCGCCGCGCCAAGTATCGTCTCTCCCATGTTGTGAGAACCCACAAAGGAGCCGATGATCCGTCATACAGATGTGTATCACAAGAGGAAGACTCAGAAGGAAATGTGGGAATAATGCTGAACATTGATCTAATGAGGATCGCCGGTGAAGCCTTGAAATCCAACATAACAACCATCGGCCCCCTGGTTCTCCCCGCATCGGAGCAAATTCTGTTCGCGATTTCACTCATCAGAAGAAAACTCTTCGACGACAAACTGAAGCCATATATTCCAGATTTCAAGAAAGCTTTCGAGCACTTCTGCATACACGCCGGAGGAAGGGCGGTGATCGACGAACTACAGAAAAGCCTTCAACTCACGGCGGAGCAGGTGGAGGCTTCCAGAATGACTCTACACCGATTCGGAAACACTTCTTCTTCCTCACTCTGGTACGAATTAAGCTACATAGAATCGAAAGGAAGCATGAAGAAAGGAGATAGAGTTTGGCAGATTGCATTTGGAAGCGGATTCAAGTGCAACAGCGCCGTCTGGAAATGTAATCGGACGATCAAGAAACCGAAGGCCGGAGCATGGGCCGATTGTATTGATAAATACCCAGTTCATATTCCGGAAGTGGTGAAGCtctaa
- the LOC140983362 gene encoding zinc finger protein CONSTANS-LIKE 16-like, which translates to MNSAKKLSSAVGAKSARACDNCIKKRARWYCAADDAFLCQSCDSSVHSANTLARRHERVCLKIASIKSLDAKLQTSVPSWHQGFTRKARTPRQKKQSKFSFSDESIARIQNPLHLVPEIYGEEHSHENEEQLLYRVPIFDPFVAEICNSGEAGSNIHAESTTQGFGNDQSKFALSNDLSQEMKRLPGFLPGEADLAEFAADVESLLGKGLEDELFDMEGLGLMDCDDQKEKQYCDSLEIERVKVEEEYITGEDDHDQVGVEIDLGRETFELNFDYDSPITCEEEENKAARSGEQNLMNCVEGSRIDDDLKKLNFLRLDCEGVMTEWDGEKSPWTTGEKPEIDFGDCWPDCMGTCGPMHAYGEMGMANGHGAAMLDGGREARVSRYREKRRTRLFSKKIRYEVRKLNAEKRPRMKGRFIKRVNFVNPAPPLIPFAK; encoded by the exons ATGAATTCAGCTAAAAAGTTGTCCAGCGCCGTTGGCGCAAAATCAGCTAGAGCTTGCGATAACTGTATAAAAAAGAGGGCTCGATGGTATTGCGCAGCAGATGATGCATTCTTGTGCCAATCTTGTGATTCTTCTGTTCATTCGGCGAACACCTTAGCCCGAAGGCACGAGCGGGTTTGCCTCAAAATCGCTTCAATAAAATCTCTAGATGCAAAGCTTCAAACTTCTGTGCCATCTTGGCATCAAGGCTTCACTCGAAAAGCTCGAACACCGAGGCAGAAAAAACAATCGAAGTTTAGTTTTTCTGATGAATCCATTGCAAGAATCCAAAACCCGCTTCACCTGGTGCCTGAAATCTACGGTGAAGAGCACTCCCATGAAAACGAAGAGCAGCTTCTGTATAGGGTTCCTATTTTCGATCCCTTCGTTGCGGAAATATGCAATTCTGGTGAAGCTGGGAGTAATATTCATGCAGAAAGTACCACACAAGGCTTTGGAAATGATCAGTCCAAATTTGCTTTATCCAATGATCTGAGCCAAGAAATGAAAAGATTACCCGGGTTTCTTCCAGGTGAAGCGGATCTTGCTGAGTTTGCTGCGGATGTTGAGAGTTTATTGGGCAAAGGTCTGGAAGATGAACTGTTTGATATGGAGGGACTAGGGCTAATGGATTGTGATGATCAAAAGGAGAAACAATATTGTGATTCTTTGGAGATTGAAAGAGTTAAAGTTGAGGAAGAATATATTACAGGTGAGGATGATCATGATCAAGTTGGTGTAGAAATTGATTTGGGCAGAGAAACTTTTGAGTTGAATTTCGATTATGATTCTCCAATCACATGTGAAGAAGAGGAAAATAAAGCAGCACGAAGTGGCGAGCAGAATTTGATGAACTGTGTTGAGGGAAGTAGAATTGATGATGATTTAAAGAAACTTAATTTTTTGAGGCTTGATTGTGAAGGTGTGATGACGGAATGGGACGGCGAAAAGTCACCGTGGACGACCGGAGAAAAGCCGGAAATAGATTTCGGTGACTGTTGGCCCGATTGCATG GGAACATGCGGACCAATGCATGCATATGGAGAAATGGGAATGGCGAATGGGCATGGAGCGGCCATGTTAGATGGAGGGAGAGAAGCGAGGGTGTCCAGGTACAGAGAGAAGCGGCGTACGAGGTTGTTTTCGAAGAAGATAAGGTACGAGGTACGGAAGCTGAACGCGGAGAAGAGGCCCCGAATGAAAGGCAGGTTCATAAAGAGAGTGAATTTCGTGAATCCTGCTCCACCTTTAATCCCCTTTGCTAAGTAA
- the LOC140982285 gene encoding homocysteine S-methyltransferase 1 — MGRENNALEDLIEKAGGCAVVDGGFATQLERYGASINDPLWSALCLIKDPNLIKRVHLEYLEAGADILVTSSYQATIPGFLSRGLSMEEAESLLTKSVSIAVEARDKFWVSGKSRDNYSRALVAASIGSYGAYLADGSEYSGNYGPHVTLEKLKDFHRRRLQVLVEAGPDLLAFETIPNKLEAQACVELLDEEKVEIPSWICFSSVDGENAPSGESFEECLDIINKSSRVGAVGINCAPPHFILTLVQKFKEWTGKAIVVYPNSGEIWDGVAKKWRPSKCFDDEKFEIFASQWRDAGAKLIGGCCRTTPCTIRAVSKVLKKR; from the exons ATGGGGAGAGAGAATAATGCGCTGGAGGATCTGATAGAGAAGGCCGGTGGTTGCGCCGTCGTAGACGGCGGTTTTGCCACCCAGCTCGAGAGATACGGCGCCTCCATTAACGACCCTCTTTGGAGCGCCCTCTGCCTGATCAAAGACCCCAATCTAATCAAACGG GTACATTTGGAGTACTTGGAAGCTGGTGCAGATATATTGGTAACTTCATCATATCAG GCAACTATACCAGGATTTCTATCCAGGGGATTGTCCATGGAGGAAGCAGAATCATTGCTTACCAAAAGCGTGAGCATTGCTGTCGAAGCCCGTGATAAATTCTGGGTCTCCGGAAAATCTAGAGACAATTACAGCAGGGCATTGGTTGCCGCATCCATCGGAAGCTATGGTGCTTATCTTGCCGATGGTTCAGAGTACAG TGGGAATTATGGACCTCATGTAACTTTGGAGAAATTAAAGGATTTCCATCGCCGTAGGCTGCAAGTTCTCGTGGAAGCAGGGCCAGATTTGCTTGCTTTTGAGACCATTCCAAACAAACTAGAGGCTCAG GCTTGTGTTGAGTTGCTCGATGAAGAAAAAGTCGAGATCCCATCTTGGATTTGTTTCAGTTCAGTCGATGGCGAAAATGCTCCCTCAGGAGAAAGCTTTGAGGAGTGCCTTGACATAATCAACAAAAGTAGCAGAGTTGGTGCAGTTGGAATAAACTGTGCACCACCTCATTTTATTCTTACACTTGTACAGAAATTCAAAGAG TGGACTGGGAAGGCCATAGTTGTGTACCCAAACAGTGGTGAGATATGGGATGGCGTGGCCAAAAAATGGCGG CCATCCAAGTGTTTCGATGATGAAAAATTCGAGATCTTTGCATCACAATGGCGGGATGCGGGCGCGAAACTCATAGGAGGCTGCTGTAGGACTACGCCTTGTACTATTCGAGCCGTTTCTAAAGTTTTGAAGAAGAGATGA